From a region of the Paralichthys olivaceus isolate ysfri-2021 chromosome 4, ASM2471397v2, whole genome shotgun sequence genome:
- the LOC109638089 gene encoding trichohyalin isoform X1 has translation MTDQHHDGAEADAEDTDELLYTDLNVSSSVLDLEPRPLRLDHCDLLLDAIDAQLGQLQVQPHKHQGIFRKHDCSDTAPLQWSRSLSKDTGLGSTTQTNDTPMSCLDLVQTPTMKQKFENNTSFHSCNPERNTGCRGGADTHEDTTKRFDRRSRNKEEMESRREEVIWRLERLLGDTCEEDTMPGEAHPLSDSVCTEDFVRRFDEEMVEVALPESHFQQQDKREEAERTETSDSDTRQSEQKGQSVLHFKRRGSVTLGKSSKDAVTAHYSLSNYPAPRKEVDKCLSNNFGVNTSHSEKAPQRLGDDCSLSHRAEVVTEHESKQHNRCCSPEARCLAGVPVRSFDSVSIASDLDSVGTEQVRQHIHTRPGWRSLLQSVTGVDDYLTNQTDDDTPTQEESEPQSTSVNRSSFGNCQKRKLRKTQHKKRESCRLKFSLGHNDKDTDEDISDRTSEKIQWTKMKEQLTNLRQKCENEEGTLRLKRTQLKDVELCLSELRQRRKHALQELERVTAQRAQMEKEKKTMESSLRDSRVERDSLSCQVERLQRQRDSCLHEIRDMEEELETLSQRQKTLKDGSCSKNNVIMSVLEREEMERQLDSAKTELFAEQRRAREKLESMQENLEQTREELQRATEAESSLRNRCVCLEQKQIQKKEQIEALEVQVSELQVELGECKIRVGTLEKMLAQKELQLLDFQEQQGALQAERDGLKGELQHLKSQHYKAVKEAQEQTYRLMVKQQAEEEKASALKEHTLVLTRCIDAMQSSIQLKEEEAKNLRISLEQQKEAAKNREEELLKDTSEKVNKAIEEKRRKWEAEKVEAVKVHCGILEEQNKKSQESMRSETQREKSRAQALQHKVLELKTRMQELESESCAQQREQECLLAVICKSLKEEHQAELQRLKKQMAQENQRTVLQLEKASQLAKKEADRLQVTLEERERCYNRITAELDQQQRRWAQELGAECQHVQLLVEQSGARQRAVQLPASPTVAEALTTLRALREQLEQWIIHLHQELGSQKQTTEQLRKDKERELSAQRQQLRVERDRALDSVKERLIQEHIEELSGLNRAQLTDGGAEGGAAVSLRKQLKAKDVELRQVQRSMAQWKQQTAARLACKFEEELTAELERCKAKLLRGRKTSMTRGEGQRTSERPEEGKTLSVKCLPPHQDAQTLVCSPSLHVVDSAASHSPSDVASFKLLRYLQSRVKQLRLENQAYTWISSPHSASLDMSESSLRAIAHGQDSAGILTQAAIRTVPS, from the exons ATGACGGACCAACACCATGACGGAGCAGAGGCGGATGCAGAGGACACTGATGAGCTTCTCTACACTG ATCTGAAtgtcagcagcagtgtgttggACCTGGAGCCTCGGCCTCTCAGGCTGGACCACTGTGACCTCCTCCTGGATGCCATCGATGCTCAGCTCGGTCAACTGCAG GTCCAGCCCCACAAACATCAGGGAATTTTCAGAAAGCATGACTGCAGCGATACCG ctCCTCTTCAGTGGAGTCGATCTCTGAGCAAAGACACAGGCCTTGGAAGTACAACTCAGACAAATGACACACCCATGTCTTGTCTTGATTTAGTACAAACTCCGACGATGAAGCAAAAATTTG aaaacaacacatcttTCCACTCCTGTAAcccagagaggaacacaggctGCAGGGGAGGTGCTGACACTCATGAGGACACCACGAAGAGGTTTGACAGAAGATcaagaaacaaagaggaaatggaGTCTCGGAGAGAGGAGGTCATCTGGAGACTCGAGAGGCTGCTTGGGGACACTTGTGAGGAGGACACAATGCCAGGAGAAGCACACCCTCTTTCAGACAGTGTCTGCACTGAGGACTTTGTCAGGCGCTTCGATGAAGaaatggtggaagtggcattaCCAGAGAGTCATTTTCAACAGcaagacaaaagagaagaggctGAGAGGACAGAGACCTCTGACAGTGACACTCGCCAGAGTGAACAAAAAGGACAAAGTGTTCTTCATTTCAAAAGACGAGGATCAGTAACACTGGGGAAAAGTAGTAAAGATGCAGTGACTGCTCACTATTCCCTGTCAAACTACCCAGCTCCACGGAAGGAAGTGGACAAGTGTCTTTCAAATAACTTTGGAGTGAATACATCACATAGTGAGAAGGCACCACAGAGGCTCGGTGACGATTGCAGCC tctcacacagagcagaggttGTAACAGAACATGAgagcaaacaacacaacagatgcTGTTCTCCTGAGGCCAGGTGCCTGGCAG GAGTACCTGTGAGGAGTTTTGACTCTGTGTCCATTGCAAGTGACCTGGACTCAGTCGGCACAGAGCAAGTCAGacagcacattcacacacggCCGG gatgGCGCTCTCTCCTTCAGTCAGTCACGGGTGTGGATGATTACTTAACTAACCAGACTGACGatgacacacccacacaggaaGAAAGTGAGCCTCAGTCTACATCAG tCAACAGATCCTCTTTTGGCAAttgccaaaaaagaaaacttcGGAAAACTCAgcataaaaagagagaaagttgCAG ACTCAAGTTCTCTTTGGGACACAACGACAAAGACACAGATGAGGACATTTCTGACAGGACATCAGAGAAAATACAGTGGACCAAAATGAAAGAGCAGCTCACTAATCTCCGTCAA aAATGTGAGAACGAGGAGGGGACACTCAGGTTGAAGAGGACTCAGTTAAAAGATGTTGAGCTCTGCCTTTCTGAACTTCGGCAGAGAAGAAAG CATGCCTTGCAGGAATTAGAGCGAGTGACTGCACAGAGAGCacagatggagaaggagaagaagactATGGAGTCCAGTCTGAGAGACAGCAGGGTAGAGAGAGACTCTCTCAG CTGCCAAGTGGAAAGGttgcagagacaaagagattCTTGTCTCCATGAGATCAGAGACATGGAGGAAGAACTTGAAACTCTGAGTCAACGTCAGAAGACCCTAAAGGATGGATCCTGCTCGAAG AACAATGTCATCATGTCAGtgctggagagggaggagatggagagacagcTGGACAGTGCCAAAACTGAACTGTTTGCTGAGCAGAGACGTGCACGAGAGAAGCTAGAGTCCATGCAAGAG AATTTGGAGCAGACTCGTGAGGAACTCCAGAGggccacagaggcagagagctCACTGAGGAACAGATGTGTTTGTCTGGAGCAGAAACAGATCCAGAAAAAGGAGCAGATTGAG GCACTTGAGGTTCAAGTAAGCGAGCTGCAGGTTGAACTGGGAGAATGTAAGATCAGGGTGGGTACTCTGGAGAAGATGTTGGCCCagaaggagctgcagctgctggatttCCAGGAACAACAAGGGGCCTTACAAGCAGAGAGAGACGGACTGAAGGGGGAGCTACAACACCTGAAAAGCCAGCACTACAAAGCAGTGAAGGAAGCCCAGGAACAAACCTACAGATTGATG GTTAAACAgcaggctgaggaggagaaagccaGTGCTTTGAAAGAACACACACTGGTTCTCACGCGATGCATTGATGCAATGCAAAGTTCCATTCAG CTAAAAGAAGAAGAGGCAAAGAATCTAAGGATCTCTCTGGAGCAGCAGAAGGAGGCGGCAAAGAACCGCGAAGAGGAGCTGCTTAAAGACACCTCTGAAAAG GTGAACAAGGCaatagaggagaagaggaggaagtgggaggCAGAAAAAGTGGAAGCTGTGAAGGTGCACTGTGGGATTCTGGAAGAGCAGAACAAAAAGAGCCAGGAAAGCATGAGGAGTGAGACGCAGCGAGAGAAGAGTAGAGCACAAGCTCTTCAACATAAAGTGTTGGAACTAAAAACA AGGATGCAGGAGTTGGAGAGTGAAAGCTGTgcacagcagagagagcaggagtGTTTGCTGGCTGTTATTTGTAAATCACTGAAAGAGGAGCACCaggctgagctgcagaggttgAAGAAACAGATGGCACAG GAGAACCAGAGGACGGTGCTGCAGCTTGAGAAGGCTTCTCAGCTGGCAAAGAAAGAGGCTGACAGGCTCCAGGTGACGCTGGAAGAAAGGGAACGATGTTACAACAGAATCACTGCTGAGCTGGACCAGCAGCAGAGACGCTGGGCCCAGGAGCTGGGAGCAGAGTGCCAGCATGTGCAACTCTTAGTGGAACAGAGTGGAGCCAGACAAAGAGCTGTGCAGCTGCCTGCCAG TCCGACAGTAGCTGAGGCTCTTACAACCCTGAGAGCACTGAGAGAGCAGCTGGAGCAGTGGATTATCCATCTACACCAGGAGCTGGGTTCACAGAAGCAAACTACTGAGCAGCTGAGAAAAGACAAG gagAGAGAATTGAGCGCCCAGAGGCAGCAGCTTAGGGTGGAGAGAGATAGAGCCTTAGACTCTGTGAAGGAGCGTCTCATTCAG GAGCACATTGAGGAGTTGAGCGGCTTGAACAGGGCTCAGCTGACTGACGGAGGggctgaaggaggagcagcCGTATCTCTGCGCAAGCAGTTGAAGGCCAAAGACGTGGAGCTCAGGCAGGTTCAGAGGAGCATGGCTCAGTGGAAGCAACAGACTGCAGCTCGTCTGGCATGCAAATTTGAAGAAGAGCTGACCGCTGAACTGGAAAG GTGCAAGGCAAAGTTGTTAAGAGGAAG aaaaacatcaaTGACTCGAGGGGAGGGACAGAGAACGTCAGAGAGGCCTGAAGAAGGGAAGACTCTTAGTGTAAAG TGTCTCCCCCCCCATCAGGATGCCCAAACTTTAGtttgctctccctccctccatgtgGTGGACTCTGCAGCCTCCCACAGCCCCTCAGACGTGGCTTCATTTAAGCTCCTGCGTTACCTCCAGAGCAGAGTGAAGCAGCTCCGTCTAGAAAACCAGGCCTACACCTGgatctcctctcctcactcaGCTTCGTTAGATATGTCAGAATCCTCTCTAAGAGCA ATCGCTCATGGACAAGACAGTGCGGGAATTCTGACCCAGGCAGCAATCAGGACAGTCCCAAGTTGA
- the LOC109638089 gene encoding trichohyalin isoform X3: MTDQHHDGAEADAEDTDELLYTDLNVSSSVLDLEPRPLRLDHCDLLLDAIDAQLGQLQVQPHKHQGIFRKHDCSDTAPLQWSRSLSKDTGLGSTTQTNDTPMSCLDLVQTPTMKQKFENNTSFHSCNPERNTGCRGGADTHEDTTKRFDRRSRNKEEMESRREEVIWRLERLLGDTCEEDTMPGEAHPLSDSVCTEDFVRRFDEEMVEVALPESHFQQQDKREEAERTETSDSDTRQSEQKGQSVLHFKRRGSVTLGKSSKDAVTAHYSLSNYPAPRKEVDKCLSNNFGVNTSHSEKAPQRLGDDCSLSHRAEVVTEHESKQHNRCCSPEARCLAGVPVRSFDSVSIASDLDSVGTEQVRQHIHTRPGWRSLLQSVTGVDDYLTNQTDDDTPTQEESEPQSTSVNRSSFGNCQKRKLRKTQHKKRESCRLKFSLGHNDKDTDEDISDRTSEKIQWTKMKEQLTNLRQKCENEEGTLRLKRTQLKDVELCLSELRQRRKHALQELERVTAQRAQMEKEKKTMESSLRDSRVERDSLSCQVERLQRQRDSCLHEIRDMEEELETLSQRQKTLKDGSCSKNNVIMSVLEREEMERQLDSAKTELFAEQRRAREKLESMQENLEQTREELQRATEAESSLRNRCVCLEQKQIQKKEQIEALEVQVSELQVELGECKIRVGTLEKMLAQKELQLLDFQEQQGALQAERDGLKGELQHLKSQHYKAVKEAQEQTYRLMVKQQAEEEKASALKEHTLVLTRCIDAMQSSIQLKEEEAKNLRISLEQQKEAAKNREEELLKDTSEKVNKAIEEKRRKWEAEKVEAVKVHCGILEEQNKKSQESMRSETQREKSRAQALQHKVLELKTRMQELESESCAQQREQECLLAVICKSLKEEHQAELQRLKKQMAQENQRTVLQLEKASQLAKKEADRLQVTLEERERCYNRITAELDQQQRRWAQELGAECQHVQLLVEQSGARQRAVQLPASPTVAEALTTLRALREQLEQWIIHLHQELGSQKQTTEQLRKDKERELSAQRQQLRVERDRALDSVKERLIQEHIEELSGLNRAQLTDGGAEGGAAVSLRKQLKAKDVELRQVQRSMAQWKQQTAARLACKFEEELTAELERKTSMTRGEGQRTSERPEEGKTLSVKCLPPHQDAQTLVCSPSLHVVDSAASHSPSDVASFKLLRYLQSRVKQLRLENQAYTWISSPHSASLDMSESSLRAIAHGQDSAGILTQAAIRTVPS, translated from the exons ATGACGGACCAACACCATGACGGAGCAGAGGCGGATGCAGAGGACACTGATGAGCTTCTCTACACTG ATCTGAAtgtcagcagcagtgtgttggACCTGGAGCCTCGGCCTCTCAGGCTGGACCACTGTGACCTCCTCCTGGATGCCATCGATGCTCAGCTCGGTCAACTGCAG GTCCAGCCCCACAAACATCAGGGAATTTTCAGAAAGCATGACTGCAGCGATACCG ctCCTCTTCAGTGGAGTCGATCTCTGAGCAAAGACACAGGCCTTGGAAGTACAACTCAGACAAATGACACACCCATGTCTTGTCTTGATTTAGTACAAACTCCGACGATGAAGCAAAAATTTG aaaacaacacatcttTCCACTCCTGTAAcccagagaggaacacaggctGCAGGGGAGGTGCTGACACTCATGAGGACACCACGAAGAGGTTTGACAGAAGATcaagaaacaaagaggaaatggaGTCTCGGAGAGAGGAGGTCATCTGGAGACTCGAGAGGCTGCTTGGGGACACTTGTGAGGAGGACACAATGCCAGGAGAAGCACACCCTCTTTCAGACAGTGTCTGCACTGAGGACTTTGTCAGGCGCTTCGATGAAGaaatggtggaagtggcattaCCAGAGAGTCATTTTCAACAGcaagacaaaagagaagaggctGAGAGGACAGAGACCTCTGACAGTGACACTCGCCAGAGTGAACAAAAAGGACAAAGTGTTCTTCATTTCAAAAGACGAGGATCAGTAACACTGGGGAAAAGTAGTAAAGATGCAGTGACTGCTCACTATTCCCTGTCAAACTACCCAGCTCCACGGAAGGAAGTGGACAAGTGTCTTTCAAATAACTTTGGAGTGAATACATCACATAGTGAGAAGGCACCACAGAGGCTCGGTGACGATTGCAGCC tctcacacagagcagaggttGTAACAGAACATGAgagcaaacaacacaacagatgcTGTTCTCCTGAGGCCAGGTGCCTGGCAG GAGTACCTGTGAGGAGTTTTGACTCTGTGTCCATTGCAAGTGACCTGGACTCAGTCGGCACAGAGCAAGTCAGacagcacattcacacacggCCGG gatgGCGCTCTCTCCTTCAGTCAGTCACGGGTGTGGATGATTACTTAACTAACCAGACTGACGatgacacacccacacaggaaGAAAGTGAGCCTCAGTCTACATCAG tCAACAGATCCTCTTTTGGCAAttgccaaaaaagaaaacttcGGAAAACTCAgcataaaaagagagaaagttgCAG ACTCAAGTTCTCTTTGGGACACAACGACAAAGACACAGATGAGGACATTTCTGACAGGACATCAGAGAAAATACAGTGGACCAAAATGAAAGAGCAGCTCACTAATCTCCGTCAA aAATGTGAGAACGAGGAGGGGACACTCAGGTTGAAGAGGACTCAGTTAAAAGATGTTGAGCTCTGCCTTTCTGAACTTCGGCAGAGAAGAAAG CATGCCTTGCAGGAATTAGAGCGAGTGACTGCACAGAGAGCacagatggagaaggagaagaagactATGGAGTCCAGTCTGAGAGACAGCAGGGTAGAGAGAGACTCTCTCAG CTGCCAAGTGGAAAGGttgcagagacaaagagattCTTGTCTCCATGAGATCAGAGACATGGAGGAAGAACTTGAAACTCTGAGTCAACGTCAGAAGACCCTAAAGGATGGATCCTGCTCGAAG AACAATGTCATCATGTCAGtgctggagagggaggagatggagagacagcTGGACAGTGCCAAAACTGAACTGTTTGCTGAGCAGAGACGTGCACGAGAGAAGCTAGAGTCCATGCAAGAG AATTTGGAGCAGACTCGTGAGGAACTCCAGAGggccacagaggcagagagctCACTGAGGAACAGATGTGTTTGTCTGGAGCAGAAACAGATCCAGAAAAAGGAGCAGATTGAG GCACTTGAGGTTCAAGTAAGCGAGCTGCAGGTTGAACTGGGAGAATGTAAGATCAGGGTGGGTACTCTGGAGAAGATGTTGGCCCagaaggagctgcagctgctggatttCCAGGAACAACAAGGGGCCTTACAAGCAGAGAGAGACGGACTGAAGGGGGAGCTACAACACCTGAAAAGCCAGCACTACAAAGCAGTGAAGGAAGCCCAGGAACAAACCTACAGATTGATG GTTAAACAgcaggctgaggaggagaaagccaGTGCTTTGAAAGAACACACACTGGTTCTCACGCGATGCATTGATGCAATGCAAAGTTCCATTCAG CTAAAAGAAGAAGAGGCAAAGAATCTAAGGATCTCTCTGGAGCAGCAGAAGGAGGCGGCAAAGAACCGCGAAGAGGAGCTGCTTAAAGACACCTCTGAAAAG GTGAACAAGGCaatagaggagaagaggaggaagtgggaggCAGAAAAAGTGGAAGCTGTGAAGGTGCACTGTGGGATTCTGGAAGAGCAGAACAAAAAGAGCCAGGAAAGCATGAGGAGTGAGACGCAGCGAGAGAAGAGTAGAGCACAAGCTCTTCAACATAAAGTGTTGGAACTAAAAACA AGGATGCAGGAGTTGGAGAGTGAAAGCTGTgcacagcagagagagcaggagtGTTTGCTGGCTGTTATTTGTAAATCACTGAAAGAGGAGCACCaggctgagctgcagaggttgAAGAAACAGATGGCACAG GAGAACCAGAGGACGGTGCTGCAGCTTGAGAAGGCTTCTCAGCTGGCAAAGAAAGAGGCTGACAGGCTCCAGGTGACGCTGGAAGAAAGGGAACGATGTTACAACAGAATCACTGCTGAGCTGGACCAGCAGCAGAGACGCTGGGCCCAGGAGCTGGGAGCAGAGTGCCAGCATGTGCAACTCTTAGTGGAACAGAGTGGAGCCAGACAAAGAGCTGTGCAGCTGCCTGCCAG TCCGACAGTAGCTGAGGCTCTTACAACCCTGAGAGCACTGAGAGAGCAGCTGGAGCAGTGGATTATCCATCTACACCAGGAGCTGGGTTCACAGAAGCAAACTACTGAGCAGCTGAGAAAAGACAAG gagAGAGAATTGAGCGCCCAGAGGCAGCAGCTTAGGGTGGAGAGAGATAGAGCCTTAGACTCTGTGAAGGAGCGTCTCATTCAG GAGCACATTGAGGAGTTGAGCGGCTTGAACAGGGCTCAGCTGACTGACGGAGGggctgaaggaggagcagcCGTATCTCTGCGCAAGCAGTTGAAGGCCAAAGACGTGGAGCTCAGGCAGGTTCAGAGGAGCATGGCTCAGTGGAAGCAACAGACTGCAGCTCGTCTGGCATGCAAATTTGAAGAAGAGCTGACCGCTGAACTGGAAAG aaaaacatcaaTGACTCGAGGGGAGGGACAGAGAACGTCAGAGAGGCCTGAAGAAGGGAAGACTCTTAGTGTAAAG TGTCTCCCCCCCCATCAGGATGCCCAAACTTTAGtttgctctccctccctccatgtgGTGGACTCTGCAGCCTCCCACAGCCCCTCAGACGTGGCTTCATTTAAGCTCCTGCGTTACCTCCAGAGCAGAGTGAAGCAGCTCCGTCTAGAAAACCAGGCCTACACCTGgatctcctctcctcactcaGCTTCGTTAGATATGTCAGAATCCTCTCTAAGAGCA ATCGCTCATGGACAAGACAGTGCGGGAATTCTGACCCAGGCAGCAATCAGGACAGTCCCAAGTTGA